The genomic stretch atccgaagcaggctccaggctctgagctgtcagcacagagcccgacgcggggctcgaactcacgaaccgtgagatcacaacctgagccagatgctcaaccggctgagaaGGTAGCAGCATCCTGATGCAGTGAAACAACAGAACATATCAGACTGTGTGGTCCGGAGTACTATTCTGTGAAGCTTCTAGagttgttgaatttttaaaaaatgtttatttatttttgagagagagagacagtgtgagcaggggagggacagagagagggggagacacaggatccgaagcaggttccaggctccgagctgtcagcacagagcccgacgcggggctcgaactcacaaaccgcgagatcgtgacctgagccgaagtcagacgcttaacagactccaggcgcccctggagctgtTTAAACACGTGTGTGGGCCACTAGATCACAAAATAGAAATGTCTCACCGTGGGCCATGATAAGAAAACCGAGCCAGTGGGGGACATAGGTCTATAAACCAAACTGGAACTTtggggatggaagaaaggaatggTCGAGAGGAAACAAATCCCCTCCACTCACACTCAGGAGGGGTAAGGGGTGCCCGGGAAGGGGGGATACGTGGTTGGAGGCACCTTCCAGAGGAGAGGATACTTGACCGGGGTCTTGAAGGGTGAGTAGGAGCTCGGCaggtggagaaggagcagaggagcCGAACAAGCAAGTGTGAAGGGAAAGGTCATGTATGAGAGCAATGGGGCTTCCTCACAGAGCCCAGGAGGGGGCctgtggggcgggtggggggggggcccaaGGGGAGAGGGCTGGACCCGGGGCTGGAGAGGCAAACCACCACctcagggtggagggtggagcaGGGGCCACTGCAAAATCCCAGGCCACAGAAAGACCGcgtttcaagaaatatttaacatctcccccttctctcccatcttctcccgctgcccctccaCAGGCGCTGTGGGCACTTTTCAAACCTCTCCGGGCCTCAGGCCtacctgcctccccccaccagctCCGCATCCTGACCCTGCCAGACCCTCCCCACCAGCTGGGCGCGATCGGAGAACCAGGACCGCATGCCCGGTGAGTCAGAGCTAGGATGTGAGTGCGCTGGGGTTAGGCTAACTTCAGGGGTGCCGGCGGATGGGGAGAGCCCGGTGGCCAGCCTGGAGGAGGGCAGCCCACCGGCAGCTACCGTGAAGGTGTCCATCAGCGTCCACAGACAACTGCGACCAAGCCCAGCCCCCGGTGGCACAGACAGCCGCGTCCACGAGTGTGTGGCCCGCAGACCCCCAAGCTTGAGAGGACTCGGACACTCTAGGGGCACCCAGTGTCCCCGCGACGCTGACACCCAGTCGGGTCGAAACGCTTAAGTCTGCACTGCATCCTCATTGTCCCAGGAAGGGGCAAGCCCAGGGCTGCGGCTGGAGTCGCCCCCCGTCCCCGTCCCCCCGCCCGGCCGCAGCCTTGCGGGTCGCACACGCGAACGGCCGCGGCCGGTGCGGGACCAGCGTGGACCCTCAGCAGCAACTCGAGGAGCGCGCCGCTCGCAGCCCAGCCCCCGCGGGCGCGCGCCTGCGCACTGCCAGCCGCCTCGGGCACCGCGGCGCGTGCGCGGAGGAGCCGCCCGCGATCTGCGCCTGCGCAAGACAGAGCGAGCCGCCGGCGGCGTACGCGGTGCGAGGGTTCGGTCGGCAACGTTAAGGGCCGCGCGCGCACGCAGGCACGTAAGCACGCACGCCCTGGGGAAGGGCCGCGTTCCGGCCGCTCGCAGTCGGCCcgagcagggggaagggaggcGCCTTCGGTGTCGGCACGGgcggaggggtgggagggaagccCTACGGTGGCCGCGGAGGGACGGCGCTACGGCTCCCACGCTGGGCCAAACGCTGCCGGCCGCCGGGCGCGCGAGCCCCGGGCCCTCCGGGGCGCCCTCGGGCGGAGACGCGTGAGCGGCCGGGACCCGCAGTCGCCGCGCCCTCGGCACCATGATGCGGCCGCCCTGCTCCTGCAGCCCCTCGTGCCGGGGGGACCCGCCGGCCCGGCCGCCCGCACCGCCGGCCTCCCCCGACGCCGGCGCGGAGAGGGCACCTGGTGAGCGGCGGGCGGGCCTGCCCCGGGGTGGCGGGCGGCCGCCGCGTGCTGGGTCCCCGCCGGTCCTCGCCCGCCCCAGAAGCCCGCGGCGCCGACGCTGGAGGACCGTGCGtgggggcggcggcgggcgcgTCCCCGCGACGAGCAGGGAGCGGGCGGGGACCCTGCGGACGAGGCCGGGCCGAGGCGAGCCGCGCGGAGCCGCCCGGAGGCGCGGGACCAGGTTCTGGCCAAGCCTGCGGGAAGCTGGGCGCGCCCGGCCGCCGCCTCCGCGACCCTCAGCGCAGACCCCGCGTCCCCGTGGCAGGGCCCCCGTGTGATGTGTCTCCCGAGCCCGCAACCAACCTGGCCGCCCCGGTCTCACACGTCCTGTACTTGCATGTTTTTCCACCCACAAGTTATTTAGGCGACCTGTGAGTGGCAGTTACCAGAGAGCCACTTGGTATTTAGTTCTCCTTTCCTTGCGCCCAACCTGTGGGCCTGTGATGGCACCACTGGCAGTCAGCTGTCCTCCGCCTGCCGGGCACGGCCACCAGCTAACCCCCAGCACCCCGGGGAGCACAGCGCAGCGAGCATCCCTGCTTTGCAGAGCAGGGATGGGAGGGTGACGTAAACCGCTCCAGCTTGCTCGTAGTGGGTGACCGCGCCAGGGTTCAGGCCCGGCAGGTGACCTCGGAGCCCCGCAACCCGCTGTCTACAGCACTTGGCCTGTCAAGTTGCTGAGGCGAACTCATCCGTCTGTGTCCCCGTGAAATGTCCCCAGTAGTGCCTGTGGAAAGAGCaacactccccgcccccccagccccagcagatCCCCCTGACCTAGACTCAGTTCCGCTGCGGCCCCAGGGCTGGCTGCTTTCCCAGAACGGATGCACCTGCTCACATCGTCCCGGGGCTGACCCGGCTCCTCTTTGTCGCTTTCCTGCAGGCCACCGCCTCCCCCAGGGCTCAGCTGCTGGCTTCCAGGCCTAGGTGCCCATGACGCCTATGCTGACCACTGCCCGGACACCACCGCTGCCACAAGCTAGCACCACCGCCCGGGCCCCAATGCCGGTCATGCCCATCCCGCGGCGGGTGCGCTCCTTCCACGGCCCGCACACCACCTGCCTGCACGCAGCCTGCGGGCCGGCGCGCACCTCCCGCCCGGCGCGCACTAAGTACAACAACTTCGACGTCTACATCCGGGCGCGCTGGCTCTACGGCTTCATCCGCTTCCTGCTGTACTTCAGCTGCAGCCTGTTCACGGCCACGCTGTGGGGCGCGCTGGCCGCCCTCTTCTGCCTGCAGTACCTGGGCGTGCGCGTCCTGCTGCGCTTCCAGCTCAAGCTGtcggtgctgctgctgctgcttggcCGCCGGCGCGTCGACTTCCGCCTCCTGAACGAGCTGCTCATCTACGGGATCCGAGTAACCGTGCTGCTGGTTGGGGGCCTGGGCTGGTGCTTCATGGTCTTCGTGGACATGTGAGGGGCAGCGGCGGGCCTGGCTCTGGGGTTTCTCTGGCCCGACCGGCGGCGGTGGGTGCGCCTGTGGCCGCGTTCTCCTCGACGGGGTAGGTCAGGTCCTTGTTCTTCCCAAGCCGGCTCACGGATGGGGGTCGGCCGCGGcgtccgccccgcccccagcccgtgggggaggggggctgaggcTGCGCCGCGAAGGGGACGCCGGTGCCCCCTCTGCTGCCGGATTTCCGCCCCGATCCTCCTGGTGTGCCCGCGTCGGTACAGCGCCCGTGGCCGCCAGCCTGTACTTCCGGCCCCCGCGCTGCCAGGGTGGGCCCCGTTGGCCCCGTCTGCCCCGGGGGAGCCTGTGCGTCCCTGCTGCCTGTCCGGCACACAGGCGTGGGCCGGGGTGTGCGAGTCCGTCCTGGCCAGCCGCCGGCCCCCTTCCCGCgaacccccagcccctgccccagcctcaggGGAGCGTCGGGCTCAGCTTGCTGAGGTACCGCACTGCCACgaggctgttccctctgccctggGCCACCGAATCCGGGCACGGCTCGCACACTCTGCGTCTGCGACCCTGAGAGGCGTAGGGGGTCCTGCGTCCCAGGCCAGGCTTCAGGGTCTTGTTGGTTTGCTTAGATGCAGTCCGGTGGGGGTGCGGGCGGCCTTGGCAGCTTCCCTAGATCAGGGGCCGGCCCTGGGCAGTGCTGGGTCCGGGGCAGGCCTGTCTTCTTCGGCCGGTTTGTTGACGTCAGGTTGGATGCCACAGCCTCTTCAAGTGTGGATTTCTGAGGAGGCAGCTTAACTCCTTgcttgctgggggaggggctctggcttctcttcctcGGAGGGGTGGCTGGAAGGGAACCGCACGTGCACGGAGCTGACGTCAGAGGTCTCGAGGAGGTGCAGCACGGCCTGAGCGGGCACCGCAGAAGCACAAGCAAAGCTTCTGTGTAAAAAGCACCTCTCAGAGTTACGCCTGTGCCCCAGGGCCGGGCCTTTAAGCCAGGGACGTTCAGCCCCGTGCTCCTGCCCTGGTGGCCGCCAGAGCAGCTGTGGAGTGAAAGGCAGAAATGCACGGGGGGCGGGAGAGAACAAAGGGCTGGTAGTCCAGCGGGGGCCCATGTGTTGCCCGGACCCCTGGCCTTGGGCTTCTCTGTCGGAGGAGGACAGAGTGGCCTGGGGGCTCAGTAGTCACCGTGGGTCTCTGGGCAGGTGAGAAGGCTCTTTGAATAATCGTGCTGGGGCAACAGGCAGAGACCAGGGACAGGACACGGCCCCATACTAGGGAGTGACAGACCCACGCTTCACCCTAgcttgtccccacccccacccccgggcgtGGGCAGCGCCCCTTTGACCCTGCCTGGCCGGGCAGTCCGGTGGCGGCGGTAGGGAGCTGTCGGACGGTTGGGTCCCACGGGAAGAGAGCCCCCAAGTCAGGTGGAGAAGGCGAAGGGCGCTCGGCGGCGAACCGTGCTCTGACTTGCAGCTTCCAGGTCGCCGACCCGAGGGCGGCCCGAAGGCTCCTGGTTCGCAGTTCTCTTAGTTCCCGGACGGCAGGCGGGGAGCTGACCTGCGTGCACGCCGCTGCTCAGCGCCGCAGAATCTTTTGCACTAAGTCATGCTGTTTCCTCAAAGTTTTGTTTCGTGTTAATTGGCTCGGATTCCCCCAGAGCTCCCGTCGGTGGGGTGGGCACGTGTCCGCGAAGTCAGGACGGCAGGAGGGGTCCGGCCGTGCGAGGGGGTGGCGCACTGAACACAAAGATACTCCGCGTCTCGAGTGCCTGTTAAATTCTTTATTGAAATGAGCCACCTgcattaaacttatttttttaacgtgttgACGGAGTGATTGTTTAAAGCtcaaaatctgattttattttttaaggatgtAACCAACCGAAAACGTCGCAGATGGCGTCTGTCACGAGTAACACTGGGAACGTGTTGAAGCGGTCACCTGTGAtgccaggggagggacaggcgTGGTGGGCTTTGGCGGGCCCACCTTGACCTCGAAGTCCTGGGGACCCGGTCGGGATGGCAGGGACAGTGGCAGCGCTGGCGGGGGGCCCTGGCCGGGTCCACGAGGGCCGACTCCCACCAGCAGACGGGCGTGAAGGGTCCTTACAGGGCGAGGAGACGCCCGTGCGGTGAGTGGGAACAGGTCACAGGAGTGAGCGCAGCGTGAGTTCCACTTCAGGGGAAGATACGTGTGTGCGGAGAGAACCCTGGCTGAAAACTAAAGTCGTGGTTCTTGTTTAACCAAAAGCACGTGGGGCGCCCGACCGGCCCAGCCCGCAGAGCGTGCGCGTCTCAGATCTCAGGGTGgggagttcaggccccacgttgggtgtggaggcTACTGAGAAAAAAGCGTAAGTGACCAAAACACTCGGAAAGATGACAGACGCCTGATTACTTAGCGCCCTCAGCTTGTCAGGGTTTCCTGGCTTCTGTGCAGGGACGCCCGTGTCTGACTTCTCCCAGGTCACCGACGAGGGCAGCATCCCTCCAAGCTGCCGTGGCAGCCAGAAAGTGCCACGCAGAGGCCGTTCTCTGCGGCCTCCGGAATCTTGTGGAACGGAGGgttttctcagaagaaaacaatccAAGTCATGTGGGGGGTAGCCTTCGATGGCAGAGCTGGTAACATCCCCGAGAGTGGCAGAGGCTGCTCAGGAGGTGGCGTTTGTCCCGCCTCGGGCGGCCCTTGGGGCCAGGCCGGGCGTGCACCTGTAGGCGTGGTCCGCCTCAGGACGCCGGCCTTCCCGGGGCCTCGCCTGGTTTGAGGCCAGGGGGGGTGCTGTCTTCCCAGGCGCCCGAGGCCTGCGTGGTGGGGGCGCTGCTGCGCCACCGGCCTCGCGGGACGCTGAGGCCTGACCCGGGTCCCGTGGCTCCCAGGTAGCGGACCAAGCAGGCTGTGATGGTGCTCGGTGAGCGCGAGCCCTCGGGGTTTGAGGTGCCGTCCAGTGAGGGGTTTCCCGCCAACTCCCACCCACCTCGGGGCCGAAGTcacccctgccctcagcccctctcTTCGAGGACAACATGCAGGGTCCCGGGCGGGTGGACGGCAGGAGGGATGTGAGGTTTCAGTTAAGGAGCTGCCACTCACAGTGGTCCGGGCCCCGGGGCACCACGTGAGGCGgtggctggctcagctggggaCGGTGACCTGTGAGGGCAGCTTCTGGGGagagcaggcttcatgctgagatGTCTTCTTCAGAGCAGAGCATCTGCTCATTGTGGGCTCGGCATCTTCGAGAAGAAAGGAACGACCTACAGGCCTGGAGGCTTCCGGGGGCCACGAGGAAGCAGGTGCCGGGGCCAAGTGGAGACGAAGCCTGGCCTGAGCACAGGTCCCAGGGCCATGCTGGTAAATGCCCGGAGCCGGAGCTGGCCTGACCAGACCCCAGAGCCAGTgagctgggagggcagggggcgcCCCTGGCGCTCATGCGGGACTCCATGTGGGAGAAGATGGGCTCAGAGAGCATCTGGAAGGTTTTGCAAGTGGCAGTGCTGTCCCCGGTGATGGGACAGGACGGAGGTGGGGGCGAGTGGGCCCTTGATTTGGGAACCTAGCCTGCCcgagagctggggggtggggctggggcttggCCTAGAGGCagtgggtgtgggggagagggaagccaGGCAGGAGGATGGTCCAGTTGGCAAGGTCGCAGGGAGGCCAGGGTGAGGACAGAAGCAAAGGGAGGcacagggcgggggcggggcgaggaGGAACCGGGGAAGCACTTTCCTTGAACAAAGGCGCAGGTGCTGGGTCCCTGTGGGCCAGAGCCAGGTGCTGGGACGCAGGAGGAGAAGCCTCTGGGCACTCCTGTGCACTCAGGCTCGCTGTCCAGTCTGTCCCTTTGCTGAGGGACTCCCAGGGCCTGACTCCtccgtggctggtgtgaggggcTGTCAGAGGGGATGGCGGCCAGGAGGGGCAGTGACTTGGGAGCTTCTGGAAACCAGATGCTTATTTGAGAAAGTCTGGGTGCCGTGCAGACCCCGGCGCAGCCGACCGGAcacctcatgctctctctgcaCTTCTGGCAGCCCCTGAGGAGGTCGCACCTCGAGGGGCAGTCAGTCCCCCGTGTCGTTCCCCATCCCCGCACCCCcttcccggggcgggggggggcagccaGCTGCATGGTGGGAGGAGGACACAGCCCCACCTGGGAGGACGGCTGGGGTGGGCACGGCCCCTTTCTGGAGCGGAGCGTGACCCCCTCCCCCGGGGGCTGCTGCGGGGGACAGGGCGATCTGCTGGGGCTCCCTGCACAGATACGGCTGGTCCCTGACCTTGAGAGGTCCCTGTCGCTTCCAGCGTGCGATTGGGCGAGGGAGCTGGCGCATGGCAGGGCGTTCGGTGCTGATTCAGCCCTTTCTGGGAAGGGAGCgagctttcttctcctttctccctcggTGCTGTTAGGAAAGGGCCTCTCTGGGCCAGCTCCTCCAGGATGGCCTTTCCTCCCATCCCCTCGAGGCTGGCCCGCTGCTCTGCACCCGGGAGCCACTTTCCAGAAATCCCAGCCCCGGGGGGCTGCCGCCTCCCTGACAGCTCCCAGAGGCGGGAGCGCCCTGCCTCAGCAGCATCCCTGCccggaggggacagggagggcgggagggagccgCTGATTCAGCGGCTCCTGGGCTGCGCCCCTCCCCCTCgcttccccccctcctcccccccccccccccccgcgggcaGCGTGCCCAGGCCTGCTGGCGGCTGTGTCACACGGGGCCTCTGGCAGGGTTGCTGTGGCGCTCGTTGTGTGGCCGGCTCTGCGCCTGGTGCTGGGGGAGGGCCTGCCGCAGAGGAGGGTGCGCGGTGAGCAGGGCTACCTGGGCCCAGGAAGCGAGCGCGCCCTTGTCCAAGAGAGGGCAGAGCCCCACTCCTGGGCCCATGCGGCCTCACAGGAGCCCAGGCCAGGCCAGACTTCCTCCAGCTCTGGCCGGTTCGACCAGCTCACCTACCACCCTGACCTGGGGCGGGACGCTTCCCCAGCCCTGGGCGGGGACACGATGCAGTGCTGGCCTGTCCTTGGCTCCGGCCTGGCCAGCTGAGGGGGGCAGCTGGGGCCAGAGCCCGGGGGGCACGAGCCGGAACCTCCTAGGGTCCAGCATGGGCCTGGTTTGCTCCTAACTGTGCTGGGGAGCCCAGAGTGGCAGgtggctgggggggcggggcactGAGGGCAGGCCCCAGGCCAGGAAGGTGCTGGCGCCCTGTGAACGGGGTTGAGCGGAGACGGGCCCTTCCTCAGCATGCCTGTCACGGAGGGGGccatgggctgggggcagacacctggggcagggtggggaccgGTGTGGGCCTGGAGGCCCAGGAGGAGTCTGGAAAGGCAGGGGGGAGGCCACAGGAAGATGGGGTGGGGGCGGCTAGGCTAGGTCGCTGGGTGGGGAGGTCTGTGTGtttgggcagggcagggcctggggcaccCCACCGACCTCTGCGTGGCAGTCCTATCCGTGGGCGAGTGTTCAGACAAAAGCCCATGGGCCCACCGGCCGATGTGCTGATGTGCAAGCCTGACCAGCGCGTGGGCATCAGCGTGCTGACCGCCATCCGGTCCCCTTCCTGAGAATATTCATGCCTAGTCCTGGCTGAAATGCCGCATGAATATTCATGCGGAGATCAATCAGTCCAGGCCCACGGTGATGCGATGTCACGGGGAGAAGAGCAGTGAGCAGTCAGGTGGCGGTGCGTCCCCTGTGCGGTGCCGGCGAGGTGCCCCCACCGTGGGGCCGGGTCCAGGTCCCCGGGGCACAGGAGGCCGGGCCGGGGCTGCGGGCCCTTTCCTTCCAGGTGGACCCAGAAGAGGCCTCAGGGCTTTTGCGCCGGGTGCCGCGGTCTCAGAAGGGCAGGGAACGGCGACCTGCCTGCCCTCACTGGGGTCAGGAGTCCTCCCCGGGAGTCCCCCGGCCCCAGGCACCCGGGGCCCCCTCCTGACGCCCTGCCAACTCAGGTGAGCAGAGGTGGTGCGTTTCTAGGTCTTTGCAGCGGCCCAGCCGCACCCCTGCTCCATTCTCCCACCGCCTGGACCCCCAGAACTCTCCTCctgcacagggcaggggcaggggcagccctTGGGTGATGGAATGTGAGTTCGTTATTTACAACACGGCCTGACGGCCTGACGtaaggggctccaggctcccggatGTGGCGCGAGGGTCCCGCCGATGACACAGCCTGGAGTGGGTCCAGCCCGTGCTCAGCACCACGCATGTGGTGAGTGTGCATTTTAGAGCAGTGCAGCCCCTTCGGCCCGCCGCGTGGctggggtgtgcgtgtgtgtgcgtgcgtgtgcgtgcgtgtgcactcACACGTGCGCGTGCCCCTGTGTGCAGGTGTGTTTTCTGTTCACCCAGAGACCGAGCAGGGCGGGGTGGACAGGTCCTGGCCCGGCCCACCGGCACCGGTGTTTCCCCCAGGTGCTCTCCGAGGGGACCAGGGGAGCCCCCCATGGCCACTGTCCCCGTGTCCCTGCCTTGAAAACAGACTGCTGTAGAAAGCCGAAACCCTTCCCGCGTCTGGGTCAGATGGTCCTGAGCTGACCCGCGTGAAGGGCCTTGTTTCTTGGACGCTGTGCTGTGCCGTGTTCCCTCCCCTCCGGGACCAGCTTTCCCTGCAAGATGGGGGAGAGGAAAGCCAGAGCGGCCGGACTCACAGTCCGGAGGGGACAGGGCTGCTGCTGCACGAGGCTCTTCCCACAGCGGGAGGGTAACCGGAGCAGGTGTTTCCCACTAGCAGGAGCtgcagaggggaaggtgggggactCCTGATGTCCGTCCCCACACCGCCCCGGTGGGCCAGAGCTCTGGGTGGCCCTCTTCTGGGGAAGGTGTGGAAGCCAGGGGCCGAGGCTGCGTCAGGGAGATGAGATGGCCCTGGGACAGGGCAGGAAGGCCCTTCGTGGCCCAGACGTGTTCCAGGTCCTGACCTCAGGGGTAGGTGGCCAGACCTCCGGGGGTGCGGCATGCTGGCACAGCTGTGGGATGGACGAACAGGGGTGAAGCGCTGTCCTATCTCAGGGCATCCCCGCGGCCATAACCCAACACCACCGACGGCCCCACGACCACGGCTCTGGAGGCTGCGAGGCCAGGATCCTGCACCGGCAgacttctcgctgtgtcctcccGCGGCGGGAGCCGCGAGGGAGCTCTGGAGTCCCTCCCCTGAGGCTCCACCCCACGACCCCCTCCGCTCCCCAAGGCCCCGCGTCCTAACACCTTCACCTCGGGGTGGACCCTGAGGACGGCA from Panthera uncia isolate 11264 chromosome D4, Puncia_PCG_1.0, whole genome shotgun sequence encodes the following:
- the TMEM250 gene encoding transmembrane protein 250, whose amino-acid sequence is MTPMLTTARTPPLPQASTTARAPMPVMPIPRRVRSFHGPHTTCLHAACGPARTSRPARTKYNNFDVYIRARWLYGFIRFLLYFSCSLFTATLWGALAALFCLQYLGVRVLLRFQLKLSVLLLLLGRRRVDFRLLNELLIYGIRVTVLLVGGLGWCFMVFVDM